The genomic stretch GCGGGGACGCAGCCGGGGTGGGACCCTGACAACATCCCTGCGGTCCCGGCTGAGGTTGTCCTCGTGGCTGCGAGCGGGGAGAAGGAGGCTCTGTCCCGTCGTGCAAGCCGCTTAAGGATTTAAACCCTCTGTAGGACTcggttttaattaaaatggctTTACCTGGGAAAGCTGGACATGATGCAGGGAGCGGGAGGCACAGGGGGAAGATGCACGCTGAGCTCCCAGGGTCTGGTGCTGGCAAAGGTGGGTGGGGGGCATGGGGTGAGCGGGACCCCGCTCCGTCCCGGCCGCGTCCAGGCCACCTCACGCACCTCCGCCCTCCCGCAGGGGAGCCACCTCGGTGGTGTACAGCTGCGAGGAGAAGGGCACGGGCACCCCGTACGCCGCCAAGATACTGAAGAAGACGGTGAGTGGCGGtgggtggggggctgcggggtgtGCGTGGGGGGTCTCTGCTCGGCTCCCAGAGCACCTTGGCACCGGTGCGGCACTGGGATGGGCACGGGGCCGTCGGCAGCGTTGCTCCCGTGGTCAAGGGGTCCTGGATGGAGAAAAGCGCCGGGAtttgggctgggggtgcagcaggctggggggtACTGGGTGCATGGGAGGGGTCTATGCATGGTGGGGGGGCCAGACCCAGACCCGGCAGCAGAGGTAACACCACTTCCATGTGGGCTCTGCTTTCCAGATTGACAAAAAGATCGTGAGGACGGAGATCGGGGTCCTGCTGCGGCTCTCGCACCCCAATATCGTGAGTATGACCCCGCGGGaaatcctgcctgcaccccatgTCCCCTTCCCGCCCTGCAGACAGGCTGCCCGCTCCTCGCCACGGCACGGTGCCTCCCCGCTCGCTGCCGCATGAAACTCCTGGTCCTTGCAGTGCCTTTGAGCTTCCCAGCTCCGATATCGAGGGCCGGGGCCCCCCTGTcctcccccctgtcccctggcCTGAGACTTCCATTTGGTAAGCAATTTCCATCGAGGAGATCAAATGAATACCACAGAAAATTGCCCATCTGTAATGAATCCTGCAAGGGGAGATAAAAGGGGAGGACGGGGCCGCGGGTGCTGGGCGCTGTGTCCCGGCGCAGCCGGCTGCCGTTTCTCTTGCTCAGTGCTCAGGGGATAAGGATGGCTCGGCTGGAACAATTTGCAACGCCCAGGAGCAGATCTAATTGCCGCCGGTGTCAGCAGAGCTGGCCGTGTCGGCCCCTCTGCAATGGCAGGGGGCTCGGGGGCTCTGTGCCCCCCATCCCTCCACCTGCCAAAAAGGCTTATTCCCGGCTGCTTAGTTCCACCGGCAAATTGCAAAAGCATCTCAGAGATGACCCGAGTTaaagaaataacacaaaaaaagccacctggcagctgctgctgctgcagcgctGGGGGCTGGCTCTGCGGAGGTGCGACAGAGCCCACTCCAATTGAGTTCATGGCTGGGACATCGCCAGGACATCACCAGGACATCGCCAGGACATCGCCTCGtcgctggctgctgctgcccaagcTGCCATTTTTTTGCAGTATGGCTCAAAACCCTGGACACGGCTGCTTCCAGCCCAGCCCGTGTCAACCGTCCTTGGAGCAATAAGGCTCTGCTCTCTGGAGGAGCCCCAGCGGGGATATCCTGCCCGCCTGCTGTCATCCAAACCTTGATGCAAGAGATGAAGCCAAAGGAAATCAAAAAATGAGGATGGTGGGGGCAAACGGGCTGGAGCCAGGGCATCCCGAAGCCCCCAGGCCAGCTCGGCGTGGGCCTGCCTTGGGCATTGGggtatttcagcattttgggTCAATCGGGCGCTTCAGCCTTTTCCACGGAGACGCTTCCCCCATCCCAGGACGTTTGGGCAGACACAGGGACAGCAGCCAGGATGGGGATCGCCTGCTCGGAGCAGCCCGGGAGGATGCTCGGCTGATATCGGCCATGGGTGGGGAGAGGCTCCTCTCTGATGCGCTATCAGAAACGCAACAGAAAATTCAgcttctgccctccctcctcctttacTCTCCAGGCAACGGCACCACGGAGACGTGGAGGAGGAACCAGCTGGACAGTTTTAATACTTAAATCACTTGAGTTTTCCATAGGGTTCTGCTCGCTCCCCAGTTCAAGTGATTTTCGAAGAAGAGATGCTCCGTTTCATTATTTACGCTGGTGCCGTCTGCGCGCTCTCTATCGTTCAGCACCAACCTCAACAGCGGATGATAATAGGATTGTAAACTTTTGAAGTTAATAGGAAAATTATAGTGCTTCCGTGTATTATTATAATGCAATAAGCTGCCACATAGTGTCTCTCACCCTGCGGGGTATCACGGCTTGTCACCCAGCCTATGAAGGTAATGATTAAAGCCCCATGAAATTCGCAGTGTCACAAAAGTCTTAAGAAGCATGAAattctctgttttccattaaaaaaaattgcattttgacGTAGTTTTAAGAGAGACCTGTTAATTCTAGATTTGCTGCAGTGGCACAAAGGTCTCGTGCAGACAAGCTCACCTCGTGTGGGAGctaaaaaactaaaaatcaggagaaaattactgtttctttaGTGCCTCTTCTGCTGCAAAATGGTCCAAGGGACGTTTCCAAAAGCAGTTGCGGGTCCCAGGTCCCGGTCCCAGAGGCGGCTTTGGCCCCTCCGGGCTCCGTGCGTctctcctgcatccctgcaAGTGCAGATGTGCAGGATCCGTCccgggagggaggagggcagggctTTGCCGGGCGTCGCTCCCACGCCACGGGGCTGGACGGAGGCACCCGAGGAGGCACCCAGGGTGCCAGCGCAGCCGGCGACTTTGCCAAATGAAGAAGCTTTCGGTgagctcctcttccagctgaCGAGCTTGGAGGCACGAAGAGGATAAAGGCGCCACGTGCCTGCCTCTTCCCATTCTCAGCATCGCCTTTAATGCACAACGAAGTGAGCGGGGCTGTtccaaaccattaaaaaaattcaaagaaatcaaaaggCAAGGAGGGGAATGTGCCGGCAGCCCCGACAAATCCCTTAGAGCCCGGCGGTCGCGTGCTCCTCCTGGCGCAGCTCCCGCATCCCGCATCCCTCCTGTCGCCCCGTTCAGATCAAGCTGAAGGAGATCTTCGAGACGCCCTCCGAGATCGCGCTCGTGCTGGAGCTGGTGACGGGAGGAGAGCTCTTCGACAGGTACGCCCGGCCCCGCGATCCCCATCCCGGCTCCTAACGAAGCGGGGGACAAATCTCACCCCGATGCCGGggagaggatgaggatgggagGGGCTGACGCACGCCGTGGCTGGGGGGAcggggggtgaggggggtcCGTGCGGGGCAGGGCGCTGCCGCGCTGACCCCCTGTGCCTGCAGGATCGTGGAGAGGGGTTTCTACAGCGAGCGGGACGCGGCCCACGTCGTCAAGCAGATCCTGGAAGCCGTTTCGGTAACGTGCCCCCGCCGCGTCCTCCCCCAGGCCCTGGGGACGGCCCGGCGAGGGGGTCCCTGCGTGGCTCGGGGGTGTCgctgcggggggctgcgccCTCCTAAATACTCCCGGGAGAGGCGTCGAGAGCCGCACCGTCCCAAATACCCCTGGGGAGAGGCGTTTGCCTGCTCGCCCGTGGCCCTCCGAGGGCATTGCTGGCGGAGGCAACTCTTCTGCTCCGCGTTTGTTTGGGAGGGatgaaggagaggagggaggaaggtcAGCACGGGCCGGCTGGAAATGGAGTTTCTATGGCAACGGGAGggcttaaaaatggaaaattcataACGGGAAATGTCCTTCCCGTGCCTcggcagccccggcgctgcAGGTGTTGGGTGTTTCCAAAGAAATAGTCGGGCGAGTTGGTCCTGTGTTCGTGCCAGGTCCCGGATCGCTGCCACCTCCTCCCGAATTCTGTCCGAAGCAGACAGGgcttccctgccccttcccgTCCTTCCCGCATCcctgctttccctctctctgtaGTATTTGCACGAAAACGGAGTCGTCCACCGCGACCTGAAGCCGGAGAACCTGCTCTACGCAGACCTGTCCCCCGATGCTCCCCTTAAAATCGGTGGGTTTGCCGGGGGCCCCCCCGGGCGGGGGTGTCGTGGCACGAGGGGGGTTAATGGCACCTCTCCCTGACGGCAGCACCGCTCCCCTCTGTGTCCCTCCAAGGTGACTTCGGGCTCTCCAAGATCGTGGACGAACAGGACACCATGAAAACCGTCTGCGGGACGCCGGGGTACTGCGGTGAGCGGGAGGGAAGaggctgggggggtgggagggagaccCGGGGAGGCTGCGCCCTGCCTGAGGCCGCACACAGCTCGGTGCAGGGATGGCGAGCGGCTGCGCTGGGCTCGGGAGATGCTGACGGTGCCCAgggggttttttcctctgctgtgaggTTGCCACCGTGGCCGCGCTGCCGGGAGCTCCTCACCCCCGTGCATTTGAACCCTAAACTCTGCTTCCAGCCCCCGAAATCCTCCACGGGTGCCCGTATGGCCCCGAAGTGGATATGTGGTCCGTGGGCGTCATCACCTACATCCTGTGAGTACCGCTGCCGGGGCCCCGCGGGCGGTGAAACCGCGGCGGCGAGACGCTTTGCTCCACCTTGGTCCGCCGCGAGCAGCCGGCAAACGCCGGCACGGCTGCGCCGCGGGGCCCAGGCAGCGGCACGTAGCTCCTCTCTCCCGTGCTCGCAGGCTCTGCGGCTTCGAGCCGTTCTTCGACCCGCGAGGGGACCAGTACATGTACAGCCGCATCCTCACCTGCGACTACGAGTTCGTGTCCCCGTGGTGGGATGAGGTTTCCCTCAACGCCAAGGACTTGGTGAGCGAGCCTCGGGGCTGCTGAGCATGAAGGCTTCAGATCAATGCTTGTGACGATAACAAAACTATAGGGGTGTTTAACAAACGAAGCCTTTTCGTACGTCTGAAATTGGTTACAGGTCAAAAAATTGATCGTCCTGGACCCCCAGAAGAGACTGACCGTCTACCAGGCTCTGGAGCATCCCTGGGTCACCGGGAAAGCCGCTAAATTTGCTCACATGGACAGCACGCAGAAGAAACTGCAGGAATTTAATGCCAGGCGGAAACTGAAGGTAAGGTGAAAAAGCCCCGTTAACCCCCGGGGGTGGCTCGTGTTCATGTCCCCTCGTGCAAATGGCTGGGGCCACCGAGAGCCCCTCTCGCTGGGTTTTAAGGACCCTGCCCCGAGCAAATAAATGTTCAGGGACACGTGGCAGCTCGGGGGGCTGGCTCGGGGAGGGGGGTGAAGGACGACGGAGCAGCTCCTTGCGCAGCTGCGTCCCCAGGCAGGGGCAAGTGCTGCAGGGAAAAGCCGTGCCCGAGGCGGAGGGCTTCCCAGCTCAGCGTAGCTGAAGGAGCCGGCACCGTCTCCCCTTCCGCACGCTCCGGGGGCTCGAGCGCCTCGGGAGCGGCATCGAAGGGGAGAAACACACGCCAACCACTGCTCCTGCCGCTGTGCCTTTGCAACAGGCCGCCATGAAAGCCGTGGTGGCTTCCAGCCGCTTGGGCAACCACGGGCACCACGACTGGTCCCGCAGCGGGCGTAGCCAGGGGGGCTCCCGGGgttcctgcctgccccaggggaCGGGGACCGCCGGCCCCGAAGCCACCGCCGCCGAGGACCTCGACGCTTTCCAGAGCGACTGCCCCGCCGTGCCCAAGGTTCCCATGAACGGCGCCGGCCGCAAGAGCTAATGCGCTCGGCACCGCCGCCGGCTCGCCACGGCGTCGACAAGCAATATCCCACTGACCCTTGGACGCTGGCACCGGGAGAGGCGGGGGAAGCCgggagggggggacgggagCACCCCGAGTGTAGGTGTGCGTCGGGAGCCCGTGGTCTGTGGTGTGGAGCATCCTTATCTAGTGTCCTGTTGCCAGTGCAGTCGTACCTGGTCGCTGTGAGTGTGTGTCTGTACGGACCCGACGGAGGAAACAAAGCTGGTGACTCGGTCTTCCGACAAATTAACAGTTTTGCCCACTGTGGCTTGAAAAGATCCCAAGTGGCTTAAAAGCGGGgagcaaacagcagaaaaaggatTTCTTTCACCTTCCCTACAAGGGCAGCGAGTTGCCTTTACAACAGAGTTTTCTAAGCTCCTGTAAATAGTCCTGACGGGTTTCTTTGCTTAGGGGAGAGGGTGCGTCTGGATTATCGACTGGCCATCGACGTTGCACCTGCAGTCGCTGCTACAAGACCCAGCTGTAGGCTTACCGCGTATTAGGCAAGGTTTGTAGGAGCCTTTGAACCCAGCTGTTTGATCCTCTCCGCAGAAAAAGTGTTTGCCACTGGTTCCTTTATTATCTCTAGACCGTAGATGACCTCCGCTTGATTTGTGCTTTTGTTCCACTCCAGTTTCATTTCTTCCCATGTTCAGTCTTGCTGTGGATACGCGATGGTGGTAGGGTTGTCACGAACCGGGAATGCTGGCTCGTCCGGCCTCTGCGCTGGCGTTCCAGGTTATGATTTACACCATGAGTTTTAACGAAGAACAATGCAACTCTTTCTACGGCGCGTTGTAAGACTTTGTAATACGTAACGGTGCTGCTGTTTCCTGCGTGAGGACAATGAGTTTATACgtactttctttgttttttttaagacgCATGAAATCAGCTGACAGATTtcttgaaaagaatttttttaggCAGTTATTTACCATGCCACAGGATAAGCATTTGCAGATTTTAATACATAACAAGTGATCGGACGGGAAAAGCCATATTATGCGTGAGGGATTACAGAAAGCCGGGCGCGAGGTTTGCTAACCCGAGGCAATGACCGTGACCTGCACCCCTCGCAGTTTGGGCCATACACATGTAACAGtgtgtttgggggggaaaaaaaaaatctcaactgGAGAAGAACGAAATTTGTACATGAGGTTAATTTGTCCAGGGTGGGGACGTACAACCCAGTGGTTGATATGGGAGGGgctgcaaacaaaaatgaaaattctgctGAAGCTGGACGCCGCCTTTACAGACACCCGGCTCGGCGCAGAGCGTGGGTCAGCGGGTCGGAGCTGTAATCAGAGCGGCAGGATGGCGAATGTAACACAGCgactttcatatttatttacagcGCAGGCAGAAATCATGAAGACTACGTGTAAGGGCTGATCCATACGTGTGATCCATACCGTATGAAGCTCATTTATGTTTAGGGTGCTTGTAAAGCCGACTACAGAGGAGAGATCGAATGTTcaagagggttttttaattagaaaaatattaggTCTCAAccagaaatgtgcttttttttttttttttttttaaaactaacgGTCATACCTTCAACGGGGAAGCAGATGCACGGCAAGATTTCACTTTGGAGAAAGCAAACGCTGGTAACATGGGAGAATGTTTAGGCGAGggaaagattatttcttttgctttgcgTTTCGCAGGCGGGGcagctgttttctctcctttttttagTATAGAGGGCTGAACCTTGCAGCGTGCTGAACTCGGGTCTTTATCCTATGCTTAGGGTAACTCTCCGTCCTTCGAGCTCTGTGATGGGTCCCCATTTACTCCAGAGGGGCCAGGACTCCAACTTTAACTGTGTTGTTTACTAACCCAGGTCTTAAAAGACTATTTTATATCCTTTGACATCAAATACTTATTTAAAGGCCTTGCAGGACCAGGCCAGAGCCCTCAGCACACCCAGCGCCTGCGAATCAGAGATCGGTGCTGGGAAGCGCTGGGTAACGTTGCCCTGCCTGCAGACCACTCCTCACCCTGCAGAATAATGGGAAATAAGGTATCAATTACCTACAGCGAGTAACGAAGTGTCTTCAGCGATGGAAGGCACCCGAGGGAACTCTGCAAGCAAAAAAGGGAGTTTGCCCCTGATGTTATGTCAACAAAGTGTTATTCACAAATATCAGTacttaaaagggagaaaaaaaaaacgcaCTCCTGGGAGTCAAGCAAATAGGAGACGCCATTTTGGTCTGCATACCGTTTTCAGAATGTGTTTTACTAACTTACTACTTCCGTATAGTGGTGACATTTCCAATATTGCAGGTATTTATAAAGAAGTATAGACAGCTAATAAAGTATCAAACATCATAACGTGGGCTCTGTTTTTACTGTTAGTCTCAGAATACGAGGGCTAAAACATTGACAAAGCCAAATAGCAGATTGCTGaaggccatttttttttaattttatttttttaacccattttcATACGacaatttattttcagtctctGGACAACTGAACACTCTGTCGATCTCTCCAGGGTTACGGCAATTTGTCTAAGCACTATGGGACTGCCAGAGatcttaaaatcatagaatcatcgaatcatttaggttggaaaagacctttaagatcatccagtccaaccattaacctgacactggCAAATCTCCTCAGTGTAAAGATGAACCAGCCTTTTTGAGCAGGGCCTGCGTTACACAAGGACAGTTGCGTCTGCAAAGTAATTTAGCctaaaaaaaccagacaaatcCTTTGTAATGTTGGAATGACAACATTACACCTCATGACGACGCCtcctcaagctgcgccaggggaggtttaggttggatattaggagaaatttcttcacagaaagggtagtcaagcattggaacaggctgcccagagaggtgggggagtccccagccctggaggggttcaaaaaacgggcagaggtggcacttggggacatggtttagtggccacgggggtgttgggtgatggttgggctgatgatcttagagctcccttccaaccttaatgattcctagtttttaccttcattaaaaataatccagccaccaagccaggaaacatgaaattaattatgactctgccctgaactggttcagtggtggacttggcagcgttaggttgatggctggactggatgatcttaaagggccTTCCCAACCTACACGATTCCATGGTTCTGTGATCAGACAAAGCACTTTTGACGGAAGCAGCGGGATGAGCGGaggccccggggtgggggggtctcAGCTGCCGCACCCTGAGGTCACGGCGCAGCCCTCCGGCGTGACGCCACCGCCCTGGCCCCGTTGCCATGGCACCCGCGGCCCGTTTCGCCCGGGTTACGCAGGGGAAGCGCAGAGGCCCCGAGCCCTGACGTCACCGCCTGGGCGGCAGGGGGAAGTGACGCCAGCGGCGCGG from Pelecanus crispus isolate bPelCri1 chromosome 20, bPelCri1.pri, whole genome shotgun sequence encodes the following:
- the LOC142595419 gene encoding calcium/calmodulin-dependent protein kinase type IV-like, whose product is MPSSKTGSEYWIDGSHREMTLEDFYVVGPELGRGATSVVYSCEEKGTGTPYAAKILKKTIDKKIVRTEIGVLLRLSHPNIIKLKEIFETPSEIALVLELVTGGELFDRIVERGFYSERDAAHVVKQILEAVSYLHENGVVHRDLKPENLLYADLSPDAPLKIGDFGLSKIVDEQDTMKTVCGTPGYCAPEILHGCPYGPEVDMWSVGVITYILLCGFEPFFDPRGDQYMYSRILTCDYEFVSPWWDEVSLNAKDLVKKLIVLDPQKRLTVYQALEHPWVTGKAAKFAHMDSTQKKLQEFNARRKLKAAMKAVVASSRLGNHGHHDWSRSGRSQGGSRGSCLPQGTGTAGPEATAAEDLDAFQSDCPAVPKVPMNGAGRKS